Proteins from one Nilaparvata lugens isolate BPH chromosome 10, ASM1435652v1, whole genome shotgun sequence genomic window:
- the LOC111049543 gene encoding U6 small nuclear RNA (adenine-(43)-N(6))-methyltransferase: MSVNHHMHPRNIYKTPPNFVKLALEYPEFKKFVKQDLSGKISVNFKEREAVLALTKALLQNDFGLSLTLPENRLVPTLPLRLNYILWLEDLLQLEPLAKKEPVHGVDIGTGAACIYPMLAAKKNNWNMLATEVDGVSVEYANTNVASNELTDLIKVEQVTSDSVLLNLMDRNEDFDFCMCNPPFFSSEEELQCSPERNPPRNAPTGCKAELVAPGGEVEFVKRIIDESIQLGTKIRVYTTMLGKKTSLKQLQTYLAEKGKQIPSLRVGTSEFCQGHTTRWGLAWSFLPGLVLPDLVKTRKKNEKKKAPAVATLKNCPLSNAVEKLNALFKELEIHTKLIKENPSKVEMSITAMRNTWSHQRRKRRANRKQNKGEGSDCVNGSDKDGDSSDSKKPRLDSKSDGEQVAESVSKPEEVESVFEKDSTVSEKVSPVSVKDPSQNGSNLSEKDKIEKMSTNNDDNEGCDDYIGNKWTEIDTLPLLTADLLLQNLGRDVMVAISLGEGCVGGWEVVHQIRQIIINKVDVKKD; encoded by the exons atgTCTGTAAATCATCATATGCACCCAAGGAACATTTACAAAACGCCGCctaattttgtaaaattggCTTTAGAATATCCAGAGTTTAAGAAGTTTGTAAAACAG GACCTATCCGGTAAAATAAGTGTCAACTTCAAAGAGCGTGAGGCCGTACTAGCACTCACCAAGGCATTACTTCAGAATGATTTTGGGTTGAGTCTAACCTTGCCTGAAAATAGGCTTGTGCCTACGCTGCCTCTTCGCCTCAACTATATACTCTGGCTTGAAGATCTACTTCAACTAGAACCTTTGGCTAAAAAAGAACCAGTACATGGAGTTGATATAG GTACTGGAGCAGCATGTATCTATCCGATGTTGGCTGCTAAGAAAAACAATTGGAACATGTTGGCGACTGAAGTAGATGGTGTGAGTGTAGAATATGCCAACACCAATGTGGCTTCAAACGAACTCACTGATCTCATAAAAG tTGAGCAGGTGACTTCTGACAGCGTCCTGTTGAACTTGATGGACAGAAACGAAGATTTTGACTTTTGCATGTGcaatccgccatttttctccaGCGAGGAAGAGCTGCAGTGTTCTCCGGAGAGGAATCCGCCACGGAACGCCCCGACTGGCTGCAAGGCTGAGCTGGTCGCTCCCGGCGGGGAGGTGGAGTTTGTGAAGCGCATCATTGACGAGAGTATTCAACTGGGAACTAAAATACG ggTGTACACTACAATGCTGGGCAAGAAAACAAGTCTTAAACAACTCCAAACATATCTGGCAGAAAAAGGCAAACAAATTCCATCACTTAGGGTGGGCACAAGTGAGTTCTGCCAGGGCCACACCACTCGGTGGGGTCTTGCCTGGTCCTTTCTGCCAGGACTTGTTCTGCCAGATCTGGTCAAGACCAGGAAGAAAAACGAGAAGAAGAAGGCCCCAGCAGTTGCTACGTTGAAAAATTGCCCACTCAGCAACGCTGTTGAGAAACTGAATGCGTTGTTCAAGGAGTTGGAG ATCCACACCAAACTGATAAAAGAGAATCCGTCGAAAGTTGAAATGAGCATAACCGCCATGAGAAACACGTGGTCGCATCAGAGGAGGAAGCGCAGGGCGaatagaaaacaaaacaaaggAGAGGGAAGTGATTGTGTCAACGGTTCTGACAAAGATGGAGATAGCTCAGATAGTAAGAAACCTAGATTGGACAGCAAATCTGATGGGGAACAAGTAGCGGAATCGGTTTCAAAACCTGAGGAAGTTGAGTCGGTTTTTGAAAAAGACAGTACAGTTTCTGAAAAAGTTAGTCCAGTTTCTGTAAAAGATCCTTCTCAAAATGGTTCAAATCTGTCGGAAAAAGataaaatcgagaaaatgtcgACCAACAATGACGATAATGAAGGGTGTGATGATTACATAGGTAACAAGTGGACTGAAATAGACACTCTTCCTCTATTGACTGCTGATTTGTTGCTTCAGAATCTCGGACGGGATGTTATGGTTGCTATCAGTCTTGGTGAGGGTTGTGTGGGAGGTTGGGAAGTGGTACATCAGATCAGACAGATAATCATCAATAAAGTCGATGTGAAAAAggattaa